The sequence below is a genomic window from Citricoccus muralis.
CGGGCATCGCCGTTCGGGTGTCCGGGGTACGCCGGTCGGCCAGGCGAGATTCCCGCAACAGCACGAACACCAGCCCCGCCGCGATGAGCAGTGCGGTGCCATAAATGATGAACGGCACACGCGGTCCCCAGGTGGCTAACAGCCCACCGACGACGGGTCCGGCGATATTGCCGATCAGAAAAGCCGAGGCATAGGCACCCGAGACCCGCCCACGAATCGACGGCGGCGATTTACGGGCCAGGAAGGACATGGCCGAAACGGTGAACAGGGTGGAACCCAAACCGCCCAAGCCTCGGAAGACCAGCAACTGCCAGTAGGTTTGTGCCGAGGCGATCAAGAACATGGAGATCGCCACGATGGTCACACCGATCATGTACACCGGGGTCTCCCCGAACCGGCTGGTCGCACGTCCCGACACGGGGGCAAACACCAGGCGAGTCAGCCCGAAAGCCGATACCACCGCCGAGACTGCGAATGCACCGACCCCAAAGGACTGGGCGTATTGCGGCAGAACGGGGGCGATGATGCCGAACCCGATGGCGATGATGAACGCGCAGCCGATGAGCACTTTGATCTCACGAGGGATGGTCACACGGTGAGTTGTTTCGGCAGAGCGGCGCATGCCCCCGATTATCTCAACGATTTCGTGCGACGACAGGGGCGAATCAAGCACTATGCGACCAGCAGAATCCCCGTGGGCGGAATCAATGTGTCAAGATGAAGACGTGGAGATCATCATCATTATCGCCGTGCTCGTTCCGGTCCTGGTCGGCCTCGTGCTGGCCATCCTGCTGGATCGGCCGCAGAAGCCCAAGACCCCGTACCTCACCGATCGCGATGCCGACGACCTGGATCCTGGTTCGGACGTCGGCCCCGCGACCATTGCAGACTCCGACGGGGCAGTGTTGCCCGTCGACCATGCGCCCCTGACCACGCCGACGGATGAACTCGTCGCCGATCACCACCCGGCGCCGGTCGAGGAAGCTCCCGTTGTTGAGGAGGAGCCGGCAGCTCCCGCCGTCGAGAGCCCGGCTCCAGTCGCTGGACGTTTGGCACGGCTGCGCTCGCGGTTGGCCAAGTCCAATAATGTCTTCTCCCAGGGCCTGCTTGCCCTGCTTTCCAGCGACTCCATCGACGACGACGTCTGGGACGAAGTCGAAGAGAGCCTGCTTGTAGCTGATCTGGGCACCGAACCCACTCTGGAGCTGGTGGACCGCTTGCGTGAACGCGTCACCGTGGAAGGCACCAAAGACCCAGAAGCGGTGCGGGCGATGCTGCGCGAAGAGCTCATCAAGATCGTCGACCCCGGCCTGGATCGTCGCCTGACTGCTACCCCGACCGATGGCATTCCGGCCGTCATGATGGTGGTCGGCGTCAACGGCGTGGGGAAGACCACCACCGTGGGCAAGATCGCCCGAGTGCTGGTGGCCGAGCAGCGGGAAGTGGTGCTCGGCGCTGCCGATACCTTCCGCGCCGCGGCCGCCGAGCAGCTGGCCACTTGGGGTGCGCGCGTCGGCGTGGACACCGTGCGCTCGGATGTGGAGCAGGCCGACCCGGCCTCGGTGGCCTTCGAAGCGGTGAAGACCGGTATCGAGCGCGAGACTGACGTTGTGCTCATCGACACCGCGGGTCGCTTGCAGAACAAGGCGAACCTGATGGACGAGCTAGGCAAGATCAAGCGCGTCGTGGAGAAGCAGGCCCCGGTCGGCGAAGTGCTGCTGGTGCTGGACGCCACCACCGGGCAGAACGGGCTGAGCCAGGCCAAGGTCTTCGCCGAGGCGGTCAATATCACCGGCATCGTGCTCACCAAGCTCGACGGGACGGCCAAGGGCGGCATCGTGGTGCCTATTCAGCGGCAGCTAGGCGTCCCTGTCAAGCTGATTGGTCTCGGCGAAGGCGCCGACGATCTGGCTCCGTTCGAGGTCGAGGCTTTCGTCGATGCGCTGCTGAGCGAATAACAGCGACCATCCAGCGTCGCGTAACGTGCTGTTAACACAGACGTGGTGACCGTCACCCGATGGAAACACCACTGAGGGCACCGTGAAACACGGTGCCCTCAGTGTTTAACCATCAGCCGCGGAGGGCCCGCGGCAATGGTGAGAGGACAACCATGGAAACGATGGAGCTGAGCGCAGTCGACGTCTGGACGATGGTCACTGCAGCCCTGGTGCTGTTGATGACTCCCGGGCTCGCT
It includes:
- the ftsY gene encoding signal recognition particle-docking protein FtsY, coding for MIIIAVLVPVLVGLVLAILLDRPQKPKTPYLTDRDADDLDPGSDVGPATIADSDGAVLPVDHAPLTTPTDELVADHHPAPVEEAPVVEEEPAAPAVESPAPVAGRLARLRSRLAKSNNVFSQGLLALLSSDSIDDDVWDEVEESLLVADLGTEPTLELVDRLRERVTVEGTKDPEAVRAMLREELIKIVDPGLDRRLTATPTDGIPAVMMVVGVNGVGKTTTVGKIARVLVAEQREVVLGAADTFRAAAAEQLATWGARVGVDTVRSDVEQADPASVAFEAVKTGIERETDVVLIDTAGRLQNKANLMDELGKIKRVVEKQAPVGEVLLVLDATTGQNGLSQAKVFAEAVNITGIVLTKLDGTAKGGIVVPIQRQLGVPVKLIGLGEGADDLAPFEVEAFVDALLSE